One window of Medicago truncatula cultivar Jemalong A17 chromosome 2, MtrunA17r5.0-ANR, whole genome shotgun sequence genomic DNA carries:
- the LOC25487300 gene encoding serine/threonine-protein kinase PRP4 homolog — MGKSSTSLKKNKHSSKTKASGRSKSRKHKSKKVRRREVSLSSSDYDDSKSMDTSLSSSSEDRSKRKRERSRPRKDVKSRKKKVRRRSYSSDSSEDSLYAKKRKKVKRKDKHDETKEKSRRKKKVKRETSVSSVSSGSRRDVQLGIDSNDNSEYESSRGRTERKEKDKRRLRGRSGSAKSGRYRARSCSPCSSPHDECTYEQAEDKYVSKNKSRWIRSVITVAKEGDEFTELIGNETKEEIVDDHDYPCRSNDSNDGGTKRELDHHTHDAPEEELRAEDVTGNMNTDVNFTEPKLRDMGSLEVCAGTSESMKEETNDVSDANLNDVDLESILRQRALENLRKFRGQVQSTAKTSEQKNRIVSQVKQPLTGNQELVQDKSNISNVAIATKLDKQTPVEETSLPVGRRNSVAYPRNNGRNLNLDKDLSGSAKIQMACAPEKVIDADNRSKVVTESTNAMTLDSTPSQPCHDSLQSRSSLKPTTVSGLPREKLVLAESIKNKGSNDNVKDIRGMPSAGAKPPIHESTFKHNNLDKGQDDASDHSQFKSKQTSDSRETSNPQLPVSEADEEKNAAKTAQSSIQNINSSGRDVDESCNAAGMLMGSSVENNSGKEQDGSNQGSQFEQKTMTVMRGGELVQVSYKVYIPKKTPALARRQLKR, encoded by the exons ATGGGGAAATCATCCACTTCACTCAAAAAGAACAAACATTCCTCTAAG ACTAAGGCAAGTGGAAGAAGTAAGAGTAGGAAACATAAATCAAAGAAGGTTCGCCGCCGTGAAGTTTCTCTTTCTAGCTCAGACTATGACGATTCCAAAAGCATGGACACATCGTTGTCCTCTAGTTCTGAAGATAGGTCTAAAAGAAAAAGGGAGCGGTCTCGCCCAAGGAAAGATGTGAAAAGTCGTAAGAAGAAGGTTCGGAGACGTTCATACAGCTCTGACAGCAGTGAGGACTCTTTGTATGCCAAGAAGAGAAAAAAGGTGAAGAGGAAAGACAAGCATGATGAGACGAAGGAGAAGTCGCGGAGGAAGAAAAAGGTTAAGAGAGAAACAAGTGTTAGTTCGGTGAGCAGTGGGTCAAGAAGAGACGTTCAGCTTGGGATTGACAGCAATGATAACAGCGAATATGAGAGCTCCAGGGGAAGAACAGAAAGAAAGGAGAAAGACAAAAGAAGATTGAGGGGAAGAAGTGGAAGTGCAAAAAGTGGTAGATATAGGGCTCGAAGTTGTTCTCCTTGTAGTAGCCCCCATGATGAATGTACGTATGAACAGGCTGAAGACAAATATGTGTCCAAGAACAAATCTAGGTGGATTCGATCAGTTATTACTGTTGCAAAAGAGGGGGATGAATTTACAGAATTGATTGGAAATGAAACCAAAGAGGAGATTGTAGATGATCATGATTACCCTTGTAGAAGTAATGACAGTAACGATGGGGGCACAAAGAGGGAGTTGGATCATCATACACATGATGCACCAGAAGAGGAATTGAGGGCCGAGGACGTGACAGGAAATATGAATACTGATGTTAACTTCACAGAGCCCAAGCTTAGAGATATGGGTAGCCTTGAAGTTTGTGCCGGGACAAGTGAATCAATGAAGGAGGAAACAAATGATGTTTCTGATGCTAATCTGAATGACGTTGATTTGGAGTCAATTCTAAGACAAAGAGCATTAGAAAACTTAAGAAAGTTCCGAGGCCAAGTCCAGTCTACCGCAAAAACTTCTGAACAGAAAAATAGAATTGTCAGCCAAGTGAAGCAACCACTTACTGGTAATCAGGAACTGGTTCAAGATAAGTCTAATATCAGTAATGTTGCTATAGCAACGAAACTTGATAAGCAAACACCTGTAGAAGAAACTAGTTTGCCGGTTGGGAGGAGAAATTCAGTTGCTTATCCAAGAAACAATGGAAGGAATTTGAACTTGGATAAAGATTTATCTGGTTCTGCTAAGATTCAAATGGCTTGTGCACCAGAAAAGGTGATTGATGCGGACAACCGAAGCAAAGTAGTCACTGAATCCACTAATGCCATGACGCTGGATTCAACCCCATCTCAACCTTGCCACGATTCACTTCAAAGTCGCTCATCTCTGAAGCCAACAACTGTGTCCGGACTTCCTCGTGAAAAGTTGGTCTTAGCAGAAAGTATTAAAAATAAGGGTAGCAATGATAATGTCAAAGACATTAGAGGAATGCCTTCTGCTGGGGCTAAACCTCCTATTCATGAATCTACATTTAAGCATAACAACTTGGATAAGGGGCAAGATGATGCCAGTGATCACTCTCAGTTTAAATCAAAGCAAACATCTGATTCACGTGAAACTTCCAATCCACAGTTGCCGGTGAGTGAGGCTGATGAAGAAAAGAATGCGGCTAAGACAGCCCAATCTTCAATCCAGAATATTAATAGCAGTGGCAGAGATGTTGACGAGTCATGCAATGCTGCAGGGATGTTGATGGGTTCATCAGTAGAGAATAATTCAGGCAAAGAACAAGATGGATCCAATCAGGGCTCTCAGTTTGAGCAGAAAACAATGACTGTGATGAGGGGTGGTGAATTGGTACAG GTTAGCTACAAGGTCTATATCCCTAAGAAAACCCCTGCCTTGGCTAGAAGGCAACTTAAGCGATGA